The proteins below are encoded in one region of Maribacter aestuarii:
- a CDS encoding serine hydrolase: MKNSISLFVFTISLFLITNLAKGQNLALQFDDLITKQYKPEDPGITALVYKNGETLYRKAFGMANLELGVKMTPEHVFELGSITKQFTAVSILMLMEQGKLSLEDEITKFLPDYPTNGQRITVHHLLNHTSGIKSYTNMGDLISFARIDRTPIEIIDYFKNAPMDFNPGEKWNYNNSGYILLGFIIEKVSGQSYADFIQEHIYEPLGMKNSFYGSKTKLIPKRASGYQPSEEGFRNADFISMTLPYAAGSLMSNVDDMLRWHKAIHNNELIKESSKKLAFTNTFLNNGKKTNYGYGWQIDEIQDLPSIEHGGGIFGYVTHGVYAPDENVYVILLTNRNGSSPQEIAVKMAALAMGKPYPDAESGIALPNEKLEKWVGNYEFENEVIRSITMKDGLLFSRRDGSENLKLFPVSENRFYFDRGTAFYDFSMKEGKKEVVFNSRINKDIGVETDKMPVTEKNEIAVDASQLEEYVGVYELSSQFKITVTVNDGKIYGQATGQPQFEMFAESKDTFFLKVVAAQIIFSRDDDGAVTALTLNQGGQSLKGIKS; this comes from the coding sequence ATGAAAAATTCAATTTCCCTATTCGTATTTACAATATCATTATTCCTAATAACTAATCTAGCAAAAGGGCAAAACTTAGCTCTTCAGTTTGATGATTTAATTACGAAACAATACAAGCCCGAGGATCCAGGAATCACTGCTTTGGTTTACAAGAATGGCGAGACGCTCTATCGTAAGGCTTTCGGTATGGCCAATTTGGAACTGGGCGTAAAGATGACTCCTGAACATGTTTTTGAACTAGGGTCTATTACCAAACAATTTACGGCGGTTTCTATTCTAATGCTTATGGAGCAGGGTAAACTTTCGTTAGAGGATGAAATCACCAAATTTCTACCCGATTATCCAACCAATGGACAACGTATAACGGTGCATCACTTACTCAACCATACCTCTGGTATAAAGAGCTATACGAATATGGGTGATTTGATAAGCTTCGCCCGAATAGATAGGACTCCCATTGAGATTATCGATTATTTTAAGAACGCACCTATGGATTTCAATCCCGGTGAAAAATGGAACTATAACAACTCCGGTTATATCTTGTTGGGCTTTATCATAGAAAAGGTTTCCGGCCAGTCCTATGCGGATTTTATTCAGGAACATATTTATGAACCCTTGGGAATGAAAAACTCCTTTTATGGGAGCAAAACAAAATTGATTCCGAAAAGGGCAAGCGGTTACCAACCATCAGAAGAAGGGTTTAGAAATGCTGATTTTATCAGTATGACTTTGCCATATGCCGCCGGCTCCCTAATGTCCAACGTAGATGATATGTTACGCTGGCATAAGGCTATTCACAATAATGAATTGATAAAGGAATCAAGCAAAAAACTGGCCTTTACTAATACGTTCTTAAATAACGGGAAAAAAACCAATTACGGATATGGATGGCAGATAGATGAAATCCAAGACCTACCGAGTATAGAACACGGTGGAGGTATTTTTGGGTACGTTACACATGGCGTTTACGCACCTGATGAGAATGTCTATGTTATTTTATTAACGAATAGAAACGGTAGTTCTCCTCAAGAGATTGCGGTGAAGATGGCCGCTTTGGCCATGGGAAAACCTTATCCGGATGCCGAATCCGGTATTGCCCTCCCTAACGAAAAGCTGGAAAAATGGGTTGGGAATTATGAATTTGAGAATGAAGTGATAAGAAGTATAACGATGAAAGATGGTTTATTGTTTAGTAGAAGGGATGGAAGTGAAAATTTAAAATTGTTTCCAGTTTCCGAAAACCGATTTTATTTTGATAGGGGAACTGCTTTCTATGATTTTTCTATGAAGGAAGGGAAGAAAGAGGTGGTCTTTAATTCCAGAATCAACAAAGACATAGGCGTTGAAACGGATAAAATGCCAGTTACTGAAAAAAATGAGATTGCAGTGGATGCTTCCCAACTCGAAGAATACGTAGGAGTTTATGAACTCAGTTCTCAATTTAAGATCACTGTAACGGTGAATGATGGAAAGATATATGGCCAGGCCACAGGACAGCCTCAATTTGAAATGTTTGCGGAGTCCAAGGATACCTTCTTTTTAAAAGTAGTGGCTGCTCAGATAATATTCAGTAGGGACGATGATGGGGCAGTGACTGCACTAACCCTTAACCAAGGAGGACAGTCCCTAAAGGGAATTAAGAGTTAA
- a CDS encoding HEAT repeat domain-containing protein, protein MKSNNTKLLILGLITILLSCETKKPKETPLVVVEDSTIIDQKIALARESITPLVADGLELNLWATDSLAPDPIAMDIDDYGRVYITRSNRNKNSEFDIRGHRDWMTASIALQSVEERRAFLHKTFAPELSKENSWLKDLNNDSIHDWRDLAVEKDEIWMLEDKNDDGMADVSTQILKDFNDEVNDVAGALLVRKEDMFLGIGPDMYRLKDSNNDLVLDDKESIATGFAVHIGFGGHGMSGAIEGPDGKIYWGTGDIGANITTVDGENHKYPNQGVIVRSNPDGTNFEVFARGLRNTHEFVFDAYGNIISSDNDGDHKGESERLVHIVEGSDAGWRSNWQYGKYTDPMNNGYNVWMDEKLYVPRWDGQAAYIIPPITNFHNGPTGMTYNPGTALGQKWLDRFFLVEFVGDPSRSHIWSFDLKQKGASFELNTDIDMLSGVLPTGIEFGPDGALYLADWVNGWGSKNYGRVWKLDVDSEHNDLQEQREETKKLMVHDYEGDGTDNLIAMLSYPDMRIRKKAQFELAKRTFWGYRALKKVIVEEKNQFARIHAIWGIGQIAADDNSKAKPLVQLLDDSDGEIVAQSLKVLGDVKYTDAASQYVTLLNHDNARVMFYAAQALGRIGYKEAVDPLLEMIAKNKGEDLYLRHAGVLALSRIGETETISNLVDSDDKQLRIAAVLVLRRLQHPDVAKFLTDEDEYIVTEAARAINDDWSIEEALPALAATLNEERFTSEPLLRRAINAALRVGTENEFKSLINFAKRESVPSILRGEALATLGTWNKPSVLDRVDGRYRGEIIRDNSLLKDKIEKDIPYFLENENPEILIGVSKTLAAMGLNAYNEQLYGILKNHKSPKVRASVLDALGALNFEQMESAIAYGMKDSNEEVRTSAVGLLAKIDLPKEKLPAIVGPIFRNGSIGEQQRMLDVLGDLPEEDSNAILSSLIQKASKNQLSQGVILDLMEAVEKTENEKLVADLAALKKEGYTTDAYLETLYGGSWWSGRGVFNNNPTAQCVRCHAVGGSGGEVGPPLDNIANILTREEILESLIEPSARLAPGYGNITLTLKDGQKVNGVLIEENDVELLLRTAEAEPMEVPIARIAKRENSVSSMPPMGRMISKRELRDLMEYLSSLKNSDT, encoded by the coding sequence ATGAAAAGCAATAATACTAAACTATTAATCCTTGGGCTTATAACTATTCTATTAAGTTGTGAAACCAAAAAACCCAAGGAAACCCCATTAGTGGTCGTTGAGGACTCTACAATAATTGACCAAAAAATTGCCCTTGCACGTGAAAGTATAACTCCCCTGGTGGCAGACGGACTAGAGCTGAATTTATGGGCCACGGATTCCTTAGCGCCCGACCCCATTGCTATGGATATTGACGATTATGGAAGAGTTTATATAACAAGGTCCAATAGGAATAAAAATTCCGAATTTGATATTAGAGGACATCGCGATTGGATGACGGCCTCCATAGCACTGCAGTCCGTTGAGGAACGAAGGGCCTTTTTACATAAAACCTTTGCACCCGAACTGAGCAAGGAGAATAGTTGGCTTAAGGATTTAAACAATGATTCCATACACGACTGGCGCGACCTAGCTGTGGAAAAAGACGAAATCTGGATGTTGGAGGATAAAAATGATGATGGTATGGCAGATGTCTCCACCCAAATACTGAAAGATTTTAACGACGAGGTAAATGACGTTGCCGGTGCTCTATTAGTTCGAAAAGAAGACATGTTTTTGGGTATAGGACCGGATATGTACCGTCTTAAAGACTCTAATAATGATTTGGTTTTGGATGACAAGGAAAGTATTGCAACAGGTTTTGCCGTTCACATAGGTTTTGGAGGCCATGGAATGTCCGGCGCAATAGAAGGCCCAGACGGTAAGATTTATTGGGGTACTGGAGACATTGGGGCCAATATTACTACCGTTGATGGTGAAAATCACAAATATCCCAACCAGGGAGTCATTGTTAGAAGCAATCCGGACGGTACTAATTTTGAAGTGTTTGCTCGTGGACTTCGTAATACGCATGAATTTGTTTTTGATGCCTACGGGAACATCATTTCATCGGACAATGATGGGGACCATAAGGGAGAAAGTGAAAGGCTGGTTCATATTGTGGAAGGTTCGGACGCTGGGTGGCGTTCCAATTGGCAATATGGGAAATATACGGACCCCATGAATAATGGATACAATGTTTGGATGGACGAGAAACTATATGTGCCTAGGTGGGATGGGCAGGCAGCCTATATCATTCCACCAATTACAAATTTTCATAACGGTCCCACCGGAATGACTTATAATCCGGGCACGGCATTAGGTCAAAAATGGTTGGACAGGTTCTTTCTTGTAGAATTTGTAGGAGACCCGAGCAGGTCCCACATATGGTCGTTCGATTTAAAACAGAAAGGCGCCTCTTTCGAGTTGAATACCGATATAGATATGCTGAGCGGGGTACTGCCCACTGGTATAGAATTTGGCCCCGATGGCGCGCTGTATTTGGCCGATTGGGTGAATGGTTGGGGGTCTAAAAACTACGGTCGTGTTTGGAAATTGGATGTAGATTCCGAGCATAACGATTTGCAGGAACAGCGTGAAGAAACAAAAAAATTAATGGTTCACGATTACGAAGGTGATGGTACCGACAATTTAATAGCCATGTTGAGCTATCCCGATATGAGGATTCGCAAAAAAGCCCAGTTTGAGCTAGCTAAAAGGACCTTCTGGGGTTACAGAGCCTTAAAAAAGGTCATAGTAGAAGAAAAAAATCAGTTTGCACGCATCCATGCCATTTGGGGAATTGGGCAAATAGCCGCCGATGATAATAGCAAAGCAAAACCTTTAGTACAATTATTAGATGATTCTGATGGAGAAATCGTTGCTCAAAGTCTAAAGGTCTTAGGAGATGTAAAATATACTGATGCCGCTTCCCAATATGTAACTCTATTAAACCACGATAACGCTCGTGTAATGTTCTATGCTGCCCAAGCTTTAGGTAGAATAGGATACAAAGAGGCAGTAGACCCTTTATTGGAAATGATTGCTAAAAATAAGGGTGAAGATTTATATTTAAGACATGCAGGCGTATTGGCGTTGTCCAGAATTGGCGAAACCGAAACAATATCAAACCTTGTTGATAGTGACGACAAACAGCTGCGCATAGCGGCAGTTCTTGTATTGAGACGGCTACAACATCCGGACGTGGCCAAGTTTTTAACGGATGAAGACGAATACATCGTAACCGAAGCCGCAAGGGCAATTAACGATGATTGGTCCATTGAAGAGGCTCTTCCAGCACTGGCAGCAACACTAAATGAAGAGCGGTTTACTTCCGAACCTTTACTGCGCAGGGCAATTAACGCAGCGTTGCGAGTAGGGACGGAAAATGAGTTCAAGTCGCTTATCAATTTTGCCAAGCGCGAGTCCGTTCCCAGCATTTTAAGGGGAGAAGCCTTGGCTACCCTGGGAACTTGGAATAAACCTTCTGTCCTGGACAGGGTAGATGGTCGTTACCGGGGTGAAATAATTAGGGATAACAGTTTATTGAAGGATAAAATTGAAAAGGATATCCCTTACTTCTTGGAAAATGAAAATCCCGAGATTTTAATCGGAGTATCCAAAACCTTAGCGGCAATGGGATTGAACGCTTATAACGAACAACTTTATGGAATTTTAAAAAATCATAAGTCTCCAAAAGTAAGGGCCTCCGTTCTTGATGCCCTTGGTGCGCTTAATTTTGAACAAATGGAATCTGCTATAGCTTACGGAATGAAAGATTCCAATGAAGAAGTACGCACCTCTGCCGTTGGACTACTCGCCAAGATAGATCTACCAAAAGAAAAACTACCTGCCATAGTAGGGCCTATATTTAGAAATGGTTCCATTGGAGAACAACAACGCATGCTAGACGTTCTTGGAGACTTGCCTGAAGAAGACAGTAACGCAATTCTAAGTAGTCTTATTCAGAAAGCAAGCAAAAATCAACTTTCCCAAGGTGTCATATTGGATTTAATGGAGGCCGTTGAAAAGACGGAGAATGAAAAATTAGTTGCTGATTTAGCGGCACTTAAAAAAGAAGGATATACAACGGACGCCTATTTGGAAACGCTCTATGGGGGTAGCTGGTGGAGTGGCCGTGGCGTATTCAACAACAATCCTACTGCCCAATGTGTAAGATGCCATGCCGTTGGCGGCTCAGGGGGTGAGGTTGGACCTCCTCTAGATAATATTGCCAATATTCTTACGCGAGAGGAAATATTGGAATCGCTCATAGAGCCAAGTGCAAGGTTGGCGCCGGGTTACGGAAACATCACCCTTACTTTGAAGGATGGCCAAAAAGTTAATGGCGTTTTAATTGAGGAGAATGATGTAGAACTACTATTGAGGACCGCGGAAGCCGAACCCATGGAAGTTCCCATAGCTCGTATAGCCAAACGTGAAAATTCCGTTTCCTCCATGCCACCTATGGGCCGCATGATATCAAAAAGGGAATTAAGGGATTTGATGGAATATCTAAGCTCCTTAAAAAATAGTGATACCTAG
- a CDS encoding NAD(P)H-dependent flavin oxidoreductase yields MGNRIMELFNIKYPIIQAGMVWASGWKLAAAVSNAGGLGIIGAGSMYPDVLREHIKKCKAATDLPFGVNVPLLYPEIEQLMDIIVQENVKIVFTSAGNPKTWTSHLKEKGISVVHVVSSVKFALKAQDAGVDAVVAEGFEAGGHNGRDETTTMVLIPAVREKVTIPLIAAGGISSGKAMLAAMVLGADAVQVGSRFVASEEASSHKNFKQLVVDAKEGDTHLTLKELTPVRLLKNKFYQEVQDAYNKGASTTELKELLGRGRAKKGMFEGDMEEGELEIGQVSALIHKILPASEIVVEMMDEFEKAKAKVMLLP; encoded by the coding sequence ATGGGAAACAGAATCATGGAACTTTTTAATATTAAGTATCCTATCATCCAAGCTGGTATGGTTTGGGCTAGTGGTTGGAAATTGGCGGCTGCAGTTTCCAATGCCGGTGGATTGGGAATTATTGGTGCAGGAAGTATGTATCCCGATGTACTGCGTGAACATATTAAAAAGTGTAAAGCTGCAACCGATTTACCTTTCGGGGTGAATGTGCCGTTGCTATATCCCGAAATCGAGCAATTGATGGACATAATTGTCCAAGAGAACGTGAAAATCGTTTTTACTTCTGCCGGGAACCCGAAAACGTGGACATCCCATTTAAAGGAGAAAGGAATTTCTGTAGTACATGTGGTCAGTAGTGTAAAATTTGCTTTGAAAGCTCAGGATGCTGGGGTAGATGCCGTTGTTGCGGAGGGTTTTGAAGCTGGGGGTCATAATGGTCGTGATGAAACAACTACTATGGTATTGATACCCGCCGTTAGGGAAAAGGTGACCATACCCTTGATTGCCGCTGGTGGAATATCTTCTGGTAAAGCGATGTTGGCCGCAATGGTCCTAGGTGCCGATGCGGTACAAGTCGGTAGTCGTTTCGTGGCTAGTGAGGAAGCTTCATCACATAAGAATTTTAAACAATTAGTGGTTGACGCGAAGGAAGGTGACACCCACTTGACCTTAAAGGAACTGACTCCGGTCCGTCTGCTAAAGAACAAATTCTATCAGGAAGTTCAGGATGCTTACAATAAAGGCGCCTCCACAACCGAGTTAAAAGAATTGTTGGGGCGTGGAAGGGCCAAAAAAGGTATGTTCGAGGGTGATATGGAAGAGGGCGAACTTGAAATAGGACAAGTTTCTGCATTAATACATAAAATACTTCCCGCCTCAGAAATTGTGGTGGAAATGATGGATGAATTTGAAAAAGCAAAAGCCAAGGTGATGCTTTTGCCCTAG